From Erwinia pyri, a single genomic window includes:
- a CDS encoding GMP reductase, which yields MRIEEDIKLGFKDVLIRPKRSTLKSRSQVELTRHFTFKHSGVAWSGVPVIAANMDTVGTFTMAEALASFDVLTAVHKHYSVEQWQQFVSRVPENVLRHVMVSTGTSEADFIKMKQILALSPALNFICIDVANGYSEHFVEFLKRAREACPGKTICAGNVVTGEMVEELILSGADIVKVGIGPGSVCTTRVKTGVGYPQLSAVIECADAAHGLGGQIVSDGGCSVPGDVAKAFGGGADFVMLGGMLAAHDECEGTVVEEQGEQFMLFYGMSSESAMKRHVGGVADYRAAEGKTVKLPVRGPVEFTARDILGGLRSACTYVGAERLKELTKRTTFIRVAEQENRVFNR from the coding sequence ATGCGTATTGAAGAAGATATCAAGTTAGGCTTTAAAGACGTCCTCATCCGGCCAAAGCGTTCCACGCTGAAAAGCCGTTCTCAGGTTGAACTCACCCGCCATTTCACCTTTAAACACTCCGGTGTTGCCTGGTCTGGCGTGCCGGTTATCGCCGCCAATATGGATACCGTGGGCACCTTCACCATGGCAGAGGCGCTGGCCTCCTTTGACGTGCTCACCGCCGTGCACAAGCATTACAGCGTTGAGCAATGGCAGCAATTTGTCTCGCGCGTGCCGGAAAATGTGTTGCGGCATGTGATGGTTTCGACCGGCACCTCAGAGGCCGATTTCATCAAAATGAAGCAAATTCTGGCGCTCTCACCTGCGCTGAACTTTATCTGTATCGATGTGGCGAACGGCTACTCAGAACATTTTGTTGAGTTTCTCAAGCGGGCGCGTGAAGCCTGTCCGGGCAAAACCATCTGTGCCGGAAATGTGGTCACCGGCGAAATGGTCGAAGAGCTTATTCTCTCAGGCGCTGACATCGTTAAGGTGGGGATCGGACCCGGCTCGGTCTGCACCACGCGCGTGAAAACGGGCGTGGGCTATCCTCAGCTTTCCGCAGTGATTGAGTGCGCAGATGCGGCTCACGGTTTAGGCGGACAGATCGTCAGCGACGGCGGCTGTTCTGTACCTGGCGATGTGGCTAAGGCTTTTGGCGGCGGAGCGGACTTTGTGATGCTGGGCGGCATGCTGGCTGCACACGACGAGTGTGAAGGCACGGTGGTGGAGGAGCAGGGTGAACAGTTTATGCTGTTTTACGGTATGAGCTCTGAGTCTGCAATGAAGCGGCATGTCGGCGGCGTGGCGGATTACCGGGCCGCTGAGGGCAAGACGGTTAAGCTTCCTGTTCGTGGGCCGGTTGAGTTCACCGCCAGGGATATTCTTGGTGGCTTACGCTCGGCCTGCACCTACGTAGGTGCCGAGCGTTTAAAAGAGCTGACCAAACGCACCACGTTTATCCGTGTGGCGGAGCAGGAAAACCGCGTGTTTAATCGCTAA
- the coaE gene encoding dephospho-CoA kinase (Dephospho-CoA kinase (CoaE) performs the final step in coenzyme A biosynthesis.), whose protein sequence is MRYTVALTGGIGSGKTTIANAFADRGIDLVDADVIARQVVEPGQPALAAIESRFGREVMVDGRLDRKALRQRIFTSVEDKTWLNALLHPLIQAETRRQLAQTHSVWCLWVVPLLVENNLQHLANRVLVVDVDRETQIRRTAARDGISREQAEHILAAQATREQRLAVADDIIDNGGSPDSVAARVAQLDQYYRQLAGATDQD, encoded by the coding sequence ATGCGCTATACTGTTGCGCTGACCGGTGGGATCGGCAGCGGAAAAACCACCATCGCTAACGCGTTTGCGGATCGGGGCATAGACCTGGTCGATGCCGACGTTATAGCCCGCCAGGTCGTTGAACCAGGCCAGCCTGCCTTAGCGGCTATTGAATCCAGGTTTGGCAGGGAGGTCATGGTTGATGGCCGCCTCGATCGTAAAGCGCTGCGTCAGCGTATTTTCACCTCGGTGGAAGACAAGACCTGGCTCAATGCGCTGCTGCATCCGCTTATTCAGGCAGAAACACGCCGCCAGCTTGCGCAAACCCACTCCGTCTGGTGCTTATGGGTTGTGCCGCTGTTGGTGGAAAATAATCTTCAGCATCTGGCGAACCGGGTGCTGGTCGTCGATGTGGATCGCGAAACACAGATAAGACGCACCGCTGCCAGGGATGGTATCAGCCGCGAACAGGCAGAACATATTCTGGCCGCTCAGGCAACGCGCGAACAGCGCCTTGCCGTGGCGGACGACATTATTGATAACGGCGGGTCACCCGATTCGGTGGCCGCGCGCGTTGCCCAGCTTGACCAGTATTATCGCCAGCTGGCAGGGGCAACTGACCAGGATTAA
- the zapD gene encoding cell division protein ZapD: protein MSTTVLFEYPLNEKMRTWLRIEFLTNQLESSRTITDHLGALTFFRNAAELLDVFERGELRTEIVKELEKQQQKLRAWAEIPGVDMELIAALRDKLKACSTTLMAAPRMGQLMRDERLIGLVRQRLSIPGGCCSFDLPTLHIWLHIEQSLRDAQVAVWMESLMPIREALTLLLDLIRQSGEFRMQTSLNGFFQDNAEGAELLRLQLSLEDSLYPQVSGHKSRYAIRFLPLDSERGEVPARLDFELACC from the coding sequence ATGAGCACAACCGTACTATTTGAATATCCGCTGAATGAAAAGATGCGGACCTGGCTACGAATTGAATTTTTAACCAATCAGTTAGAGAGCAGCAGAACTATCACCGACCATCTGGGCGCGTTAACGTTCTTCCGCAACGCAGCGGAACTGCTGGATGTCTTTGAACGGGGTGAGCTGCGCACTGAAATTGTAAAAGAGCTGGAAAAACAGCAGCAAAAACTGCGCGCCTGGGCGGAAATTCCGGGGGTGGATATGGAGTTGATCGCGGCGCTGCGTGACAAACTCAAAGCCTGCTCCACCACCCTGATGGCTGCGCCAAGAATGGGCCAGCTGATGCGTGACGAGCGCCTGATTGGGCTGGTGCGTCAGCGCCTGAGCATTCCCGGCGGCTGTTGCAGTTTCGACCTGCCTACGCTGCATATCTGGCTGCACATTGAGCAGTCACTGCGTGATGCGCAGGTTGCCGTCTGGATGGAGTCGCTGATGCCGATCAGGGAAGCGCTCACCCTGCTGCTTGATTTGATCCGTCAGTCCGGGGAGTTCCGTATGCAAACCAGCCTGAACGGTTTCTTCCAGGATAACGCTGAAGGAGCGGAACTGCTGCGTCTTCAGCTGTCGCTGGAGGACTCGCTCTATCCGCAGGTTTCTGGTCACAAGAGCCGCTATGCAATTCGCTTTCTGCCGTTAGACAGCGAGCGCGGCGAAGTACCGGCACGCCTGGATTTTGAACTTGCCTGTTGTTAA
- the yacG gene encoding DNA gyrase inhibitor YacG, translated as MNKDDVMVVNCPTCSKKVIWDELSPWRPFCSKRCQLIDLGEWAAEEKRIASSGDLSESDEWSEQEPHRD; from the coding sequence ATGAATAAAGATGATGTGATGGTTGTTAACTGCCCCACCTGCTCGAAAAAGGTAATTTGGGATGAGCTGAGCCCATGGCGCCCGTTTTGCAGCAAGCGCTGCCAGCTGATCGATTTAGGTGAGTGGGCGGCAGAAGAGAAACGTATCGCCAGCAGCGGCGATCTTTCAGAGAGCGATGAGTGGAGCGAGCAGGAACCGCATCGCGATTAA
- the mutT gene encoding 8-oxo-dGTP diphosphatase MutT → MKHLQVAVGIIRDRQHNIFLARRSASSHMANMWEFPGGKIEPGETPEEALKRELQEETGIEVEQATAYGQGEHADSNFRVTLHFFIVDRWQGEPWGREGQPQRWVAQRELVAEEFPPANASIVLKLLAEVQ, encoded by the coding sequence ATGAAGCATCTGCAAGTGGCGGTAGGCATTATCCGCGATCGGCAACACAATATTTTTCTCGCACGGCGTTCGGCCAGTTCTCATATGGCGAATATGTGGGAGTTCCCGGGCGGAAAAATAGAGCCGGGCGAAACGCCGGAAGAGGCGTTGAAACGCGAATTACAGGAAGAGACGGGCATTGAGGTTGAACAGGCGACGGCTTATGGCCAGGGGGAGCATGCAGACAGCAACTTCCGCGTTACGCTGCACTTCTTTATTGTCGATCGCTGGCAGGGCGAGCCCTGGGGCCGTGAAGGACAGCCCCAGCGCTGGGTGGCGCAGCGGGAATTAGTGGCGGAGGAGTTCCCTCCTGCCAACGCCAGCATCGTTCTGAAGCTGTTAGCAGAAGTGCAGTAA